The DNA segment GGCTGGCCGATGAGGAGCATTACCGGACCACCATTGACGGCACCGCGGCCGGCATGGAATGGCTCAGCCAGGAGGTGGCCAGGCTGGGCTGCGTTCCGCTGGCCTCGCAGACCAATTTTTTCCTGATCAACGTCAGGGGCAACGGCAAGGAACTCTATGAACGGATGCTGCGCAAGGGGGTGATTGTCCGGCCCATGCAGGCCTACGGCTTTCCCGATCATATCCGGATCACCGTGGGCATGGAGGCGGAAAACCAGCGTTTTATCAAGGCCCTGGCTGAATCATTGCAGGAACTCGGCTATGTCTAAGGGCGCGGTGATCACCATTGACGGTCCGTCCGGGGCCGGCAAGAGCACGATCGGCAGGTTGTTGGCCGCCCGGCTCAACTATACCTATCTCGATACCGGGGCCATGTACCGGGCCGTGGGGCTCAAGGTCCGCCAGGCCGGCATTGACCTGGACGATCCGGTCGACCGGCCCCGGCTGACCGAACTGCTCGACTCCCTGGATCTTCGCTTGGCACCGGCCCAGGGTGAGGGCCGGGATACCCGGGTTTTTCTCGATAATATCGAGGTCAGCGCGGCGATCCGCACCGCTGAGATGGGGATGGTCGCCTCCCGGGTGTCGGCCGAGCCGGCAGTCCGTAAAAAACTGACCGAGATGCAGCAGCAGCTGGGACGGGCCGGCGGAGTGGTGGCCGAGGGCCGCGACACCGGTACCGTGGTTTTCCCGCGGGCCGAGTATAAATTTTATCTGGATGCCGGGCCGGAGGAGCGGGCCAGGCGGCGCTGGGAGCAGCTCAAGGAAAAGGGCCAGCTGGTGGACAGGGAAGA comes from the Desulfobacterales bacterium genome and includes:
- the cmk gene encoding (d)CMP kinase is translated as MSKGAVITIDGPSGAGKSTIGRLLAARLNYTYLDTGAMYRAVGLKVRQAGIDLDDPVDRPRLTELLDSLDLRLAPAQGEGRDTRVFLDNIEVSAAIRTAEMGMVASRVSAEPAVRKKLTEMQQQLGRAGGVVAEGRDTGTVVFPRAEYKFYLDAGPEERARRRWEQLKEKGQLVDREELLAQIRKRDHDDRSRALAPLTPAADAVIIDSSAMSIDEVVESLLARIKG